The nucleotide sequence CTTCCAGCAATTCGCTGTTCTTGCTCAGTTCCGGCATGCGGCGCCAGTCGCCGAGGATGACGGACAGGGTCGCCAGCGGCGTGCCAAGCTCGTGCGCGGCGCCCGAGGCCAGCAAGCCCATGCGGATGATGTGCTCTTCTTCCGCCGCGCGCTGGCGCAGATCAGCCACCTTGGCGTCGCCGGCGCGCTGGTTGCGGTTGATGCGTGTGATGAACACCACCAGCAAGGCGGCATTCAGGATGAAGCAGATCAGCAAGCCTTGCACGTAGAGGCTGGAAAAACCCCGCTCGGGGTCGATAGGCAAGGTCAAGGGACCGGGCAGCAAGGCCAGGCCTGCCAGGCACAGGCTGGTGATCGCCACCATGATCCAGGTCGACCACACTTCCAGCAGCACGGCGCTGAGGATGACTTGCAACAAATACAGGAAGGCAAACGGGTTGCTGATGCCGCCGCTCAGGTAGAGCTGAGCCGTCAGCACGGTGACGTCGACCAGCAGCGCGAGGAACAGGGCCGTGTTGGAAACGGGCTGGCGTTCGTGCCAGCGCAAGAGGCTGGCAAGATTGAAAGCGATGAGGCAGGACAGCACTTCCAGCATGTAGGGTACGGGCAAGGCAATGCCCAGCCCTACACCCACGCCGAAGATGGTGCTGATCTGGCCGATCACGGCCAGCCAGCGCAGCTGGATCAGCAGCTTCATGTTCTGGTGGCCGGCCGGATGTTCCATCTCGGCCGCCACCGCTCCGCGCTCTAAGACTTCGCGGTTGGGCAGGATCTCAATCCTGCCCGGCATGGTCGCTTTCCTGGCGCTGGGCGCCACGGGC is from Janthinobacterium sp. 61 and encodes:
- a CDS encoding ATP-binding protein yields the protein MPGRIEILPNREVLERGAVAAEMEHPAGHQNMKLLIQLRWLAVIGQISTIFGVGVGLGIALPVPYMLEVLSCLIAFNLASLLRWHERQPVSNTALFLALLVDVTVLTAQLYLSGGISNPFAFLYLLQVILSAVLLEVWSTWIMVAITSLCLAGLALLPGPLTLPIDPERGFSSLYVQGLLICFILNAALLVVFITRINRNQRAGDAKVADLRQRAAEEEHIIRMGLLASGAAHELGTPLATLSVILGDWRRMPELSKNSELLEEITEMQAQLQRCKSIVSGILLSAGEARGESSVKTTINTFLNDLVDEWRSSRPIQGFEYDNRIEHDVPVVFDSTLKQTICNVLDNALEASPDWLRFEATREADALHLVITDAGPGFEPSMLTHLGKPYQSSKGKPGGGLGLFLVVNVARTLGGTVTARNRVQGGAVVHLALPLAAIKLERESDHHAG